A single Streptomyces sp. 2114.4 DNA region contains:
- a CDS encoding SRPBCC family protein has protein sequence MSTVKETVDVEVPVHTAYNQWTQFEEFPKFMEGVEKITQLDDERNRWTVKIGGVQREFDTEIIDQLPDNRIAWRTTTGETQQKGLVSFQRLDETHTRVELVMDIEPSGVAEKAADVSGTIERRVKGDLRRFKEYIEHRGVESGAWRGRIQPG, from the coding sequence ATGAGCACGGTGAAGGAAACGGTGGACGTCGAGGTCCCGGTCCACACCGCCTACAACCAGTGGACGCAATTCGAGGAGTTCCCGAAGTTCATGGAGGGTGTCGAGAAGATCACCCAGCTCGACGACGAGCGCAACCGCTGGACCGTCAAAATCGGCGGCGTGCAGCGGGAGTTCGACACCGAGATCATTGACCAGCTCCCGGACAACCGTATCGCCTGGCGGACCACCACCGGCGAGACACAGCAGAAGGGCCTGGTCAGCTTCCAGCGTCTGGATGAGACCCATACCCGGGTGGAGCTGGTGATGGACATCGAGCCTTCGGGCGTGGCGGAGAAGGCCGCCGACGTGTCGGGAACCATCGAACGGCGGGTCAAGGGCGACCTGCGGCGCTTCAAGGAATACATCGAGCACCGAGGCGTCGAATCCGGAGCCTGGCGCGGCCGGATCCAGCCCGGCTGA
- a CDS encoding NUDIX hydrolase has translation MTPAPRAELINDLLAAADRDAITKHVVGAVIPDGNGRVLLMRRAADDFMGGLWELPSGGVDPGEGLLDALRREVREETGLPLVSIDGYLGHFDYTSGSGKRARQFTFAASTDLGAPVRLSPDEHDAYLWADAAGQEQVSPAVRTLLDTWKASSNRR, from the coding sequence GTGACTCCGGCTCCCCGTGCTGAGCTGATCAACGACCTCTTGGCGGCCGCGGATCGGGACGCCATCACCAAGCACGTCGTCGGGGCTGTCATCCCCGACGGCAACGGCCGCGTGCTGCTCATGCGCCGTGCCGCCGATGACTTCATGGGAGGCCTGTGGGAACTCCCCTCCGGCGGCGTGGACCCCGGCGAGGGACTGCTCGACGCCCTCCGTCGCGAAGTGAGGGAGGAGACCGGCCTGCCTCTGGTCTCCATCGACGGCTACCTCGGCCACTTCGACTACACCTCCGGCTCCGGAAAGCGGGCCCGCCAGTTCACCTTCGCCGCCTCGACCGACCTCGGCGCGCCCGTGCGACTCTCCCCGGACGAGCACGACGCCTATCTGTGGGCAGACGCAGCAGGGCAAGAGCAGGTGTCACCGGCCGTGCGGACACTCCTGGACACCTGGAAGGCCTCCTCGAACCGCCGATGA
- a CDS encoding IPT/TIG domain-containing protein yields the protein MFPDHGSYSGGTLVTIVGRHFTGATAVYFGTRPAAGFSVLDDRTILAVPPRAAGRFRSPSPHPTAAPAWGTSSTCTGPVFRGSSPPPVRSAGAMWWS from the coding sequence ATCTTCCCCGACCACGGCTCCTACAGCGGCGGCACCCTGGTGACGATCGTCGGGCGCCACTTCACCGGCGCCACCGCGGTGTACTTCGGCACCCGGCCGGCGGCCGGCTTCTCCGTCCTCGACGACCGGACCATCCTCGCGGTGCCCCCGCGGGCAGCGGGGCGGTTCCGGTCACCGTCACCACACCCGACGGCAGCGCCCGCGTGGGGTACTTCCTCTACCTGTACTGGCCCAGTCTTTCGCGGCTCATCCCCTCCGCCGGTCCGGTCGGCGGGGGCAATGTGGTGGAGCTGA
- a CDS encoding IPT/TIG domain-containing protein, with amino-acid sequence MGYFLYLYWPSLSRLIPSAGPVGGGNVVELTGANLSTALLVHFGDAIAFPTAVSEGQLLVTAPPVAGPGTVPVYVTTTGGVSNRLLYTHAAAPSVTGVSPGTGPIAGGTTLVVTGTGLSQVTAVTVGGLPAVSFRAYSDTLLLVVTPPGTPGPADLVITTAGGSVTVAGGFGYQAPTQTAVSSAPDPSVVGEVTATVTAVAPGTGTPTGTVTLAIAGRTPRPCPWSTAGPARCSAPCRRAPTSPPATTTAT; translated from the coding sequence GTGGGGTACTTCCTCTACCTGTACTGGCCCAGTCTTTCGCGGCTCATCCCCTCCGCCGGTCCGGTCGGCGGGGGCAATGTGGTGGAGCTGACGGGCGCCAACCTGAGCACCGCGCTGCTGGTGCACTTCGGTGACGCGATCGCCTTCCCCACCGCGGTCTCCGAGGGGCAGCTGCTGGTGACCGCTCCCCCGGTCGCGGGGCCCGGTACCGTCCCGGTCTACGTGACCACCACCGGCGGGGTGAGCAACCGGCTGCTCTACACCCATGCCGCGGCGCCGTCGGTGACCGGCGTCAGCCCGGGCACCGGGCCGATCGCGGGCGGTACCACCCTGGTGGTGACGGGCACCGGCCTGAGCCAGGTCACCGCCGTCACCGTCGGCGGTCTGCCCGCGGTGTCCTTCCGTGCGTACTCCGACACCCTGCTGCTGGTGGTGACGCCCCCGGGGACGCCGGGTCCGGCCGACCTCGTCATCACCACCGCGGGCGGCAGCGTGACCGTGGCCGGCGGCTTCGGCTACCAGGCGCCCACACAGACGGCCGTCAGCTCCGCGCCCGACCCCTCCGTCGTGGGTGAAGTCACCGCGACGGTCACCGCGGTGGCTCCCGGGACGGGCACTCCCACCGGGACCGTCACCCTCGCCATCGCCGGGCGCACCCCCAGACCGTGTCCCTGGTCAACGGCCGGGCCAGCGCGGTGTTCAGCCCCCTGCCGAAGGGCACCCACCTCGCCACCGGCAACTACAACGGCGACGTGA
- a CDS encoding APC family permease — protein MDMSAGERKGLSLFALIMIGIGSIFGSGWLFGAGAAAQVAGPAALVAWVIGVVFIGMIAMSYAEVGSAYPIPGGMARYGHLSHGPVLGFLTGWAVWIATASLIPIESIAATQYMTSWSFGWAKGLVDPGTHQLTLSGTVVALVLTLALWLTCFWSVQLLARANTVLTLVKFAIPVLAVLALVGSGFHTSNFTAHGGFAPYGWPAVLTAVTTCGVVFAFNGFQAVVNLGGAAKNPGRAIPLALAGALALGLVIYLALQVSYLGAVPPELLERAGGWQGVNLNSPFADLAELLMLHWVVTMLQFGAFISPAGSNIANVASAAYMVTNLAETGFFPRKLAAVHPRYGTARPAMWLNLGFSVVLLLTVGRSWQALAGVVSAAMVISYLIGPIAVGVLRRTRPDLPRPFRLPAAGVLCPVTFAFAACALYWSKWPETGKITLLTLVAVPVAALVLWRRGELGKGREASGGGGRGASLLRLFAPAWWMITFLVWTATVSALGGREFGGRGILPGVLGTVLIAVTAPVFYLWAVRSGVRAHERGLTGALSVAEAAPHPTGAPDDARPKASV, from the coding sequence ATGGACATGAGCGCCGGCGAGCGCAAGGGGCTCAGCCTCTTCGCCCTCATCATGATCGGGATAGGCTCGATCTTCGGCTCCGGATGGCTCTTCGGAGCAGGCGCAGCCGCCCAGGTGGCGGGCCCCGCGGCACTGGTCGCGTGGGTGATCGGCGTCGTCTTCATCGGCATGATCGCGATGTCGTACGCGGAGGTCGGCTCCGCCTACCCGATCCCCGGCGGCATGGCCCGCTACGGGCACCTCTCGCACGGCCCGGTCCTGGGCTTCCTCACCGGCTGGGCGGTGTGGATCGCCACCGCCTCACTGATCCCGATCGAGTCGATCGCGGCCACCCAGTACATGACGTCCTGGAGCTTCGGCTGGGCGAAGGGCCTGGTCGATCCGGGCACCCACCAGCTGACCCTCTCCGGCACGGTGGTGGCGCTGGTTTTGACCCTCGCGCTCTGGCTGACCTGTTTCTGGTCGGTGCAGCTGCTGGCCCGCGCCAACACCGTGCTCACCCTGGTCAAGTTCGCCATCCCGGTGCTGGCGGTGCTCGCCCTCGTCGGGTCCGGCTTCCACACCTCGAACTTCACCGCCCACGGCGGCTTCGCCCCGTACGGCTGGCCGGCCGTGCTCACCGCCGTCACCACCTGCGGTGTGGTCTTCGCCTTCAACGGGTTCCAGGCCGTGGTCAACCTCGGCGGCGCCGCCAAGAACCCGGGCCGGGCCATCCCGCTCGCCCTGGCCGGCGCGCTCGCACTGGGCCTGGTGATCTATCTGGCGCTGCAGGTCTCCTACCTCGGCGCGGTGCCGCCGGAGCTGCTGGAGCGGGCCGGCGGCTGGCAGGGCGTGAACCTCAATTCGCCGTTCGCCGACCTGGCGGAACTGCTGATGCTGCACTGGGTGGTCACCATGCTGCAGTTCGGCGCGTTCATCTCGCCGGCCGGGTCCAACATCGCCAATGTCGCCTCGGCCGCGTACATGGTCACCAACCTCGCCGAGACCGGTTTCTTCCCGCGGAAGCTGGCGGCCGTGCACCCCCGCTACGGCACCGCCCGCCCCGCGATGTGGCTCAATCTCGGCTTCTCCGTGGTACTGCTGCTCACCGTCGGCCGCAGTTGGCAGGCGCTGGCCGGCGTGGTGTCGGCGGCCATGGTCATCTCGTATCTGATCGGCCCGATCGCGGTGGGGGTGCTGCGGCGGACCCGCCCGGACCTGCCCCGTCCCTTCCGGCTGCCGGCCGCCGGGGTGCTGTGCCCGGTCACCTTCGCCTTCGCCGCCTGCGCGCTGTACTGGTCGAAGTGGCCGGAGACCGGCAAGATCACCCTGCTGACGCTGGTGGCCGTGCCGGTCGCGGCGCTGGTGCTGTGGCGCCGGGGCGAGCTCGGAAAGGGCCGCGAGGCGTCCGGCGGGGGCGGACGCGGCGCGAGCCTGCTGCGGCTGTTCGCTCCGGCCTGGTGGATGATCACCTTCCTGGTGTGGACGGCCACGGTCTCCGCGCTGGGCGGCCGGGAGTTCGGCGGCCGCGGAATCCTCCCCGGCGTGCTGGGCACCGTCCTGATCGCGGTCACCGCCCCGGTCTTCTACTTGTGGGCGGTGCGCTCCGGGGTCAGGGCCCACGAACGGGGCCTGACCGGCGCTCTGTCCGTCGCCGAAGCCGCCCCGCACCCCACCGGCGCCCCCGACGACGCACGCCCGAAGGCCTCCGTCTGA
- a CDS encoding FAD-dependent oxidoreductase: MTRILVIGGGIAGTATALALHKAGFDVAVHEAHPDTAEDIGAFLTLASNGMRALAQLDASDAVTALGFPLRAMRVLDDQGAEMARVPLGEPDDASLRYRCVRRGELNAALQAEAVRRGIELSHGARLVSVQNGPSKVTARFADGGVATGDLLIGADGLNSAIRQSIAPGADPVYAGQSVFYGYTHSAPVAEDTGHITMVRGSGAAVGYAVSPDGETYWFARVTGPALPADELAHPTPSRWRQQLVDLLGKDATPAAGIVAASTDGIMATNATEIPPKTPWRSGRTLLIGDAAHAASPATGQGASMALEDAVILAKSLRDTPDPDSALTLYEAYRRPRVEHNITASGEISRGTRPAPSRTGRAPSPQRPGDDTLTRQLDWDLDMNAVGGNAG, from the coding sequence GTGACACGCATACTGGTCATCGGCGGCGGGATCGCCGGTACGGCGACCGCTCTGGCCCTGCACAAGGCAGGGTTCGACGTCGCCGTGCACGAGGCGCATCCCGACACGGCCGAGGACATCGGGGCGTTCCTGACCTTGGCGAGCAACGGGATGCGCGCACTGGCGCAGCTCGACGCCTCGGATGCGGTCACCGCGCTCGGCTTTCCGTTGCGCGCGATGCGGGTGCTCGACGACCAGGGTGCCGAGATGGCCCGGGTGCCGCTCGGGGAGCCCGACGACGCGTCCCTGCGGTACCGGTGCGTGCGCCGTGGCGAGTTGAACGCCGCGTTGCAGGCCGAGGCCGTGCGCCGGGGAATCGAGCTGTCGCACGGGGCGCGGCTGGTGTCCGTGCAGAACGGGCCGAGCAAGGTGACCGCGCGTTTCGCCGACGGCGGCGTCGCGACCGGTGATCTGCTCATCGGCGCCGACGGCCTGAACTCGGCCATCCGGCAATCGATCGCGCCCGGCGCGGATCCTGTCTACGCGGGGCAGAGCGTCTTTTACGGCTACACGCACAGCGCCCCGGTGGCGGAGGACACGGGGCACATCACCATGGTGCGGGGCAGCGGTGCCGCCGTCGGCTACGCGGTCTCGCCGGACGGGGAGACGTACTGGTTCGCGCGCGTTACCGGTCCAGCCCTCCCCGCCGATGAACTCGCACACCCCACGCCCTCCCGCTGGCGGCAGCAACTCGTCGATCTGCTGGGCAAGGACGCCACCCCCGCTGCGGGCATCGTCGCGGCCTCCACCGACGGCATCATGGCCACCAACGCCACCGAGATCCCGCCCAAAACCCCCTGGCGCTCCGGGCGGACGCTGCTCATCGGTGATGCCGCGCACGCGGCGTCACCCGCGACGGGGCAAGGGGCCTCGATGGCGTTGGAGGACGCCGTCATCCTCGCCAAGTCCCTGCGGGACACGCCCGACCCGGACAGCGCACTCACCCTCTACGAGGCGTACCGCCGCCCCCGCGTGGAGCACAACATCACCGCCAGCGGAGAGATCTCCCGCGGCACCCGCCCCGCCCCCTCCCGCACCGGCCGGGCCCCCTCCCCTCAGCGCCCCGGCGACGACACCCTGACCCGCCAACTGGACTGGGACCTCGATATGAACGCCGTCGGCGGCAACGCGGGCTGA
- a CDS encoding alpha/beta fold hydrolase, with product MATFVLVPGAWLGAWVWEDTAQALRERGHRVLPMTLTGLGERSALATPEVGLDTHIDDITAFVAEQDLHEVTLVAHSYASVPVTAAAVRLGTRLERVVYLDSAPFAEGTGLLDVMPEDVVNRLHQQVAEHGDGWRLPLPPVGLLGTFSSLDGLDEDRLDLMRTRATSQPFRTFEQRLTCPGEVGPDVDHVVVACNDAQALLDAGIPALAFLHQSPWRRFHLPTGHWPMLSTPVELARTLDTVVASGH from the coding sequence ATGGCTACCTTCGTACTCGTCCCTGGTGCCTGGCTCGGGGCCTGGGTGTGGGAGGACACCGCGCAGGCGCTGCGGGAGCGCGGCCACCGGGTGCTGCCGATGACGCTGACCGGCCTGGGCGAACGGTCCGCCCTCGCCACCCCGGAGGTGGGCCTGGACACGCACATCGACGACATCACCGCGTTCGTCGCGGAGCAGGACCTGCACGAGGTCACCCTCGTCGCGCACAGCTATGCGTCGGTTCCCGTCACTGCCGCCGCGGTCCGCCTCGGGACGCGCCTGGAACGTGTCGTCTATCTGGACAGCGCTCCCTTTGCCGAGGGCACGGGCCTGCTCGACGTCATGCCGGAAGACGTGGTGAACCGCCTGCACCAGCAGGTTGCCGAGCACGGAGACGGATGGCGGCTGCCCTTGCCGCCCGTCGGCCTGCTCGGCACGTTCAGCTCCCTCGACGGGCTGGACGAGGACCGGCTCGACCTCATGCGCACCCGGGCCACGTCCCAGCCCTTCCGCACCTTCGAACAGCGGCTGACCTGCCCCGGAGAGGTCGGCCCCGACGTCGACCACGTGGTGGTCGCCTGCAACGATGCCCAGGCCCTGCTGGATGCCGGGATACCGGCGCTGGCCTTCCTCCACCAGTCACCGTGGCGGCGCTTCCACCTGCCCACCGGGCATTGGCCCATGCTGTCGACACCCGTCGAACTTGCCCGGACCCTCGACACAGTCGTCGCTTCCGGACACTGA
- a CDS encoding YafY family protein — MSYPLTRVLALLELLQTQPGLTGAQLADRLGTDVRTVRRYAARLRELGLPVESGRGRFGGYRLARGYRMPPLMLTNEEALVIVLGLLAGDRLGMSTTAPAGAGALAKIERVLPDPLRAPLAAMRDTLSFTTDTVLAQAPETGVLLTLAQACHSGHTVGLRYRDWHREHTEREVDPYGVVFHSGCWYLVGHDHLRDGLRTFRIDRIASATPGAATFTAPDDFDPVTHLTASLARTPAPWRVEVLIEGPLEDVARRLPRTIVTLTATPTGVLMRAQAARLDSVARLLASLEWPFTVHSPDQLRDSLADLAQRLTAGAERRPGDPPA, encoded by the coding sequence ATGTCATACCCCCTGACGCGTGTACTGGCCCTGCTGGAACTCCTCCAGACGCAGCCGGGTCTGACCGGTGCACAGCTGGCGGACCGTCTGGGGACCGATGTGCGCACGGTGCGGCGCTACGCGGCACGCCTGCGCGAGCTGGGCCTCCCGGTGGAATCGGGCCGGGGCCGCTTCGGCGGCTACCGGCTGGCCCGCGGCTACCGGATGCCGCCGCTGATGCTCACCAACGAAGAAGCCCTCGTGATCGTGCTGGGGTTGCTGGCCGGGGACCGCCTGGGCATGAGCACCACCGCCCCGGCCGGCGCCGGCGCCCTTGCCAAGATCGAGCGAGTACTCCCGGATCCGCTGCGTGCACCGCTGGCCGCCATGCGGGACACCTTGTCCTTCACCACCGACACCGTGCTTGCGCAGGCCCCCGAAACAGGCGTCCTGCTGACCCTGGCGCAGGCATGCCACTCCGGTCACACCGTCGGCCTGCGTTACCGCGACTGGCACCGGGAACACACGGAACGCGAGGTCGACCCGTACGGCGTGGTCTTCCATTCCGGGTGCTGGTACCTCGTCGGCCACGACCACCTCCGGGACGGCCTGCGTACCTTTCGCATCGACCGGATCGCCTCCGCCACGCCCGGTGCGGCAACGTTCACCGCCCCCGACGACTTCGACCCGGTGACCCACCTCACCGCATCCCTGGCCCGGACCCCCGCACCGTGGCGGGTCGAGGTACTGATCGAGGGCCCCCTCGAGGACGTCGCGCGCCGGCTGCCACGCACGATCGTCACTCTCACCGCCACCCCCACCGGCGTCCTCATGCGCGCACAGGCCGCACGGCTGGACAGCGTGGCCCGCCTGCTCGCCTCCCTGGAGTGGCCCTTCACCGTCCACAGCCCCGACCAACTGCGCGACTCGCTCGCAGACCTGGCCCAACGGCTCACGGCCGGCGCCGAACGACGGCCCGGGGACCCTCCGGCGTAG
- the rph gene encoding rifamycin-inactivating phosphotransferase: MIEQYVRDLHEADETQVAVVGGKGAHLGGLSGIDGIRVPGGFCVTTDAFRRIMKEAPSIDDRLDQLSRLNPDDREAIRTLSAEIRRTIEGIAIPGDLAAEITRALTRLGEQSAYAVRSSATAEDLPTASFAGQQDTYLNVVGPAAILRHVSRCWASLFTERAVTYRQRNGIGHHTVHMAVVVQQMVFPHAAGVLFTADPVTGNRKVATVDAGFGLGEALVSGLVNPDVFTVRDGEVVTKAIAAKQRALHALPTGGTREVTIDAQRQEQPALTDAQAVRLVQLGRRIEDHFGRPQDIEWCLVDDDFQIVQSRPITTLFPIPETGDQENHVFVSVGHQQMMTDPMKPLGLSMWQLTAMVPMHEAAGRLFVDVTRRLSSPASRAGLLDLMGRGDPLVRDALETVLDRDGFVPSLPDAGPGGPPAGGAPAPIETDPALVTELIERSQASIAALERDIRTKTGPALFDFLLEAFEEHKRVLSDPLNFQAIMAGMEATWWLNDKLQEWLGEKNAADTLTLSAPGNVTSEMGLALLDVADVIRPQSEVVAFLQGALDGGLLDGSFLDELAKLAGGTEARDAIEGYLDRYGMRCVGEIDITRPRWRERPTSLVPVLLDNIRNFEPGAAERRFEQGRRKARKKEQDVLSRLRALPDGDRKADEAKRMIDRVRTFIGYREYPKYGIVSRYFVYKQALLAEAGRLVQADVLPEKEDIFYLTFQELHDVVRSHQVDDGLIQQRKDAFRSYQALTPPRVLTSDGEAFTGAYRRDDVPAGALTGLPVSAGTIEGRARVILDMAEADLEAGDILVTTFTDPSWSPLFVAVAGLVTEVGGLMTHGAVIAREYGLPAVVGVEQATRLIRDGQRIRVHGTDGYVEILS; the protein is encoded by the coding sequence ATGATCGAGCAGTACGTGCGGGATCTGCACGAGGCTGACGAGACGCAGGTCGCGGTTGTCGGCGGCAAGGGCGCGCACCTGGGCGGGCTGTCGGGGATCGACGGCATCCGCGTACCGGGGGGCTTCTGCGTGACGACGGACGCCTTCCGGCGGATCATGAAGGAAGCACCGTCGATCGACGATCGGCTCGATCAGCTGTCGCGCCTGAACCCGGACGACAGGGAGGCGATCCGCACGCTCAGCGCGGAGATCCGCCGGACCATCGAAGGCATCGCCATCCCGGGCGATCTCGCTGCGGAGATCACCCGCGCGCTCACCCGGCTCGGCGAACAGAGCGCCTACGCCGTCCGCTCCAGCGCGACGGCCGAGGACCTGCCGACGGCTTCCTTCGCCGGCCAGCAGGACACGTACCTGAACGTCGTGGGGCCAGCGGCGATCCTCCGGCACGTCAGCCGGTGTTGGGCCTCGCTGTTCACCGAACGGGCCGTGACCTACCGGCAGCGGAACGGCATCGGCCACCATACGGTCCACATGGCCGTGGTCGTGCAGCAGATGGTCTTCCCGCATGCGGCCGGCGTCCTGTTCACGGCCGACCCCGTCACGGGCAACCGGAAGGTGGCCACCGTCGACGCCGGCTTCGGCCTCGGCGAGGCCCTGGTCTCCGGCCTGGTGAACCCGGACGTCTTCACGGTGCGGGACGGTGAAGTCGTCACCAAGGCGATCGCCGCCAAACAGCGTGCCCTGCACGCCCTGCCAACCGGCGGTACGCGAGAAGTGACGATCGACGCACAGCGGCAGGAGCAGCCGGCGCTGACGGATGCGCAGGCCGTGCGGCTCGTGCAGCTCGGGCGACGGATCGAAGACCATTTCGGCCGCCCGCAGGACATCGAATGGTGCCTGGTCGACGACGACTTCCAGATCGTTCAGAGCCGGCCGATCACGACGCTGTTCCCGATCCCCGAGACCGGCGACCAGGAGAACCACGTCTTCGTCTCCGTCGGCCATCAGCAGATGATGACCGACCCCATGAAGCCCCTGGGGCTCTCCATGTGGCAGCTGACGGCCATGGTGCCGATGCACGAGGCCGCCGGGAGGCTGTTCGTCGACGTCACCCGGCGCCTGTCCTCGCCCGCGAGCCGCGCCGGCCTCCTGGACCTCATGGGGAGAGGCGACCCGCTGGTCAGGGACGCGCTGGAGACCGTCCTCGACCGCGACGGTTTCGTCCCGTCGCTCCCGGACGCGGGTCCCGGCGGGCCGCCGGCCGGCGGTGCGCCCGCTCCGATCGAGACCGATCCGGCCCTCGTCACCGAGCTGATCGAGCGCAGCCAGGCATCCATCGCGGCGCTGGAGCGCGACATCCGGACGAAGACCGGACCGGCGCTGTTCGACTTCCTGCTGGAGGCCTTCGAGGAGCACAAGCGGGTCCTCAGCGACCCGCTGAACTTCCAGGCGATCATGGCAGGCATGGAGGCCACATGGTGGCTCAACGACAAGCTGCAGGAGTGGCTGGGCGAGAAGAACGCGGCGGACACGCTCACGCTGTCCGCCCCCGGCAACGTCACGTCGGAGATGGGGCTGGCGCTGCTCGACGTCGCGGACGTGATCCGCCCGCAGTCGGAAGTGGTGGCGTTCCTGCAGGGCGCCCTGGACGGGGGCTTGCTGGACGGGAGCTTCCTGGACGAGTTGGCGAAGCTCGCGGGCGGGACCGAGGCGCGCGACGCCATCGAGGGCTACCTCGACCGGTACGGCATGCGCTGCGTCGGCGAGATCGACATCACCAGGCCGCGATGGCGCGAGCGCCCCACCTCGCTCGTGCCCGTGCTCCTCGACAACATCAGGAACTTCGAGCCGGGCGCCGCCGAGCGCCGCTTCGAGCAAGGGCGGCGGAAGGCGCGGAAGAAGGAACAGGACGTGCTGTCGCGCTTGCGTGCTCTGCCGGACGGGGACCGGAAAGCCGACGAGGCCAAGCGGATGATCGACCGGGTCAGAACCTTCATCGGGTACCGGGAGTACCCGAAGTACGGCATCGTCAGCCGCTACTTCGTCTACAAGCAGGCTCTGCTGGCGGAGGCCGGGCGCCTCGTGCAGGCCGACGTGCTTCCCGAGAAGGAGGACATCTTCTACCTCACGTTCCAGGAACTCCACGACGTCGTGCGCTCGCACCAGGTGGATGACGGGCTCATCCAGCAGCGCAAGGACGCCTTCCGGTCGTACCAGGCGCTCACCCCGCCCCGGGTCCTCACCTCGGACGGCGAGGCGTTCACCGGGGCGTACCGGCGCGACGACGTGCCGGCCGGCGCCCTGACCGGCCTGCCGGTTTCCGCCGGGACCATCGAGGGAAGGGCCCGCGTCATCCTCGACATGGCGGAGGCCGATCTCGAAGCGGGCGACATCCTGGTCACCACCTTCACGGACCCCAGCTGGTCGCCGCTGTTCGTCGCGGTCGCGGGCCTGGTGACGGAAGTGGGCGGCCTGATGACCCATGGCGCAGTGATCGCCCGGGAGTACGGCCTGCCGGCCGTCGTGGGCGTCGAGCAAGCCACCCGTCTGATCCGGGACGGGCAACGGATCCGCGTGCACGGAACCGACGGGTACGTCGAGATCCTGTCCTGA
- a CDS encoding alpha/beta fold hydrolase has product MTLLHVHDYGGDGPQLVLLHGYGRSLADWDASAAQLTSGHRVLAVDLPGHGRSPAISPWTIPAVVRHLTDTLDAQGVPEAVVVGHSLGGLVAVEYARANPDRTRAAVNLDGFWWGREYPGADRVSEGLLASAGVIAPPEYIEEQVLNCARFGIPADRAAPAARAAARPLPDGTWQTLPERPAPLEIVDELHRLGAPGVAAWLEGVDRPLLLVQAGRQLPPAPGMEWFDEFTSRFAREVADELDAVSRTRPTVSVDRIDATHPMTMETPEAVAAVVAGFVRGLPG; this is encoded by the coding sequence ATGACACTCCTACACGTTCATGATTACGGGGGCGATGGCCCTCAACTGGTGCTCCTGCACGGTTACGGAAGGTCGCTCGCCGACTGGGACGCCTCGGCCGCCCAGCTCACCTCCGGCCACCGTGTCCTCGCCGTCGACCTTCCCGGACACGGCCGCTCTCCCGCTATCTCCCCCTGGACCATCCCCGCCGTGGTGCGGCACCTCACGGACACACTCGACGCGCAGGGCGTGCCGGAGGCCGTAGTGGTGGGCCATTCCCTCGGCGGACTGGTCGCGGTCGAGTACGCCCGGGCGAACCCGGACCGTACCCGAGCCGCCGTGAATCTCGACGGCTTCTGGTGGGGACGCGAGTACCCCGGCGCCGACCGGGTGAGTGAGGGGCTGCTGGCGTCGGCCGGGGTCATCGCGCCACCCGAGTACATCGAGGAGCAGGTCCTCAACTGCGCCCGGTTCGGGATTCCCGCGGACCGGGCGGCGCCCGCCGCCCGTGCGGCCGCACGCCCGTTGCCCGACGGCACGTGGCAGACGCTGCCGGAACGGCCGGCGCCGCTGGAGATTGTCGACGAACTCCACAGGCTCGGCGCGCCCGGTGTCGCCGCATGGCTGGAGGGGGTCGACCGCCCGCTGCTGCTGGTACAGGCCGGCCGACAGCTACCGCCTGCGCCCGGCATGGAGTGGTTCGATGAATTCACTTCCCGGTTCGCACGAGAGGTCGCTGACGAGCTGGATGCGGTCTCCCGCACCCGGCCGACGGTCAGCGTCGACCGGATCGACGCCACTCACCCCATGACCATGGAGACTCCGGAAGCGGTGGCGGCGGTGGTCGCCGGGTTCGTTCGAGGACTGCCCGGCTGA